One genomic window of Cygnus olor isolate bCygOlo1 chromosome 3, bCygOlo1.pri.v2, whole genome shotgun sequence includes the following:
- the RGS17 gene encoding regulator of G-protein signaling 17 isoform X1 — MRKRQQSQNEGTSAVSQAPGNQRPNNTCCFCWCCCCSCSCLTVRNEDRGDNAGRPTHTTKMESIQVIEECQNPTADEILSWAQNFDKMMKTPAGRNLFREFLRTEYSEENLLFWLACEDLKKEQNKKVIEEKARLIYEDYISILSPKEVSLDSRVREVINRNLLDPSPHMYEDAQLQIYTLMHRDSFPRFLNSQIYKSLVESITGSTSET; from the exons ATGAGAAAGAGGCAGCAGTCACAAAATGAAGGAACATCAGCTGTGTCTCAAGCACCTGGAAACCAAAGGCCCAACAACACATGTTGCTTTTGTTGGTGCTGTTGCTGCAGCTGTTCATG CCTCACTGTTAGGAATGAAGATAGAGGAGACAATGCAGGAAGACCAACACATACGACCAAAATGGAGAGCATCCAAGTCATAGAAGAATG CCAAAACCCTACTGCAGATGAAATTTTGTCTTGGGCTCAGAATTTTGACAAGATGATGAAAACACCAGCTGGGAGGAACCTTTTTAGAGAGTTTCTTCGAACAGAGTATAGTGAAGAGAACCTGCTTTTCTGGCTTGCATGTGAAGATCTAAAGAAGGAACAGAACAAGAAAGTtattgaagaaaaagcaagacttATTTATGAAGATTACATTTCTATACTTTCACCAAAAGAG GTTAGTCTTGATTCCCGGGTGAGAGAAGTGATTAACAGAAACTTGCTGGATCCCAGTCCTCATATGTATGAAGATGCCCAACTCCAGATATACACCCTAATGCACAGAGACTCTTTTCCAAGGTTTTTGAACTCTCAAATTTATAAGTCTCTTGTTGAAAGTATTACAGGCTCTACTTCTGAAActtag
- the RGS17 gene encoding regulator of G-protein signaling 17 isoform X2 yields the protein MRKRQQSQNEGTSAVSQAPGNQRPNNTCCFCWCCCCSCSWNEDRGDNAGRPTHTTKMESIQVIEECQNPTADEILSWAQNFDKMMKTPAGRNLFREFLRTEYSEENLLFWLACEDLKKEQNKKVIEEKARLIYEDYISILSPKEVSLDSRVREVINRNLLDPSPHMYEDAQLQIYTLMHRDSFPRFLNSQIYKSLVESITGSTSET from the exons ATGAGAAAGAGGCAGCAGTCACAAAATGAAGGAACATCAGCTGTGTCTCAAGCACCTGGAAACCAAAGGCCCAACAACACATGTTGCTTTTGTTGGTGCTGTTGCTGCAGCTGTTCATG GAATGAAGATAGAGGAGACAATGCAGGAAGACCAACACATACGACCAAAATGGAGAGCATCCAAGTCATAGAAGAATG CCAAAACCCTACTGCAGATGAAATTTTGTCTTGGGCTCAGAATTTTGACAAGATGATGAAAACACCAGCTGGGAGGAACCTTTTTAGAGAGTTTCTTCGAACAGAGTATAGTGAAGAGAACCTGCTTTTCTGGCTTGCATGTGAAGATCTAAAGAAGGAACAGAACAAGAAAGTtattgaagaaaaagcaagacttATTTATGAAGATTACATTTCTATACTTTCACCAAAAGAG GTTAGTCTTGATTCCCGGGTGAGAGAAGTGATTAACAGAAACTTGCTGGATCCCAGTCCTCATATGTATGAAGATGCCCAACTCCAGATATACACCCTAATGCACAGAGACTCTTTTCCAAGGTTTTTGAACTCTCAAATTTATAAGTCTCTTGTTGAAAGTATTACAGGCTCTACTTCTGAAActtag